From Mesobacillus boroniphilus, the proteins below share one genomic window:
- a CDS encoding nitrous oxide reductase accessory protein NosL: MVKKLGVLLMMSVGVVSSCSNSAMEPEEINPEIDVCDVCNMGLAHEHYATEIVTADGEIYKFDDIGCMNEFLEMETSLQEESTAKKYVRDVDTGEWIELEKAYNAYHPEFWTPMANGVVSFKDKESAENYIKEQGMGEVLDYKALKKHDWSWER, translated from the coding sequence ATGGTCAAAAAGCTTGGAGTTCTATTGATGATGTCGGTTGGGGTAGTATCGAGCTGCAGCAACAGTGCGATGGAACCAGAGGAAATCAACCCAGAAATTGATGTTTGCGATGTTTGCAATATGGGCCTTGCCCATGAGCATTATGCTACAGAAATTGTCACCGCCGATGGCGAAATATATAAGTTTGATGATATTGGCTGCATGAATGAATTCCTGGAAATGGAGACATCTCTTCAGGAAGAAAGTACAGCGAAAAAATATGTGCGCGACGTGGATACGGGCGAATGGATTGAACTGGAAAAAGCTTACAATGCTTACCATCCGGAGTTCTGGACACCGATGGCAAATGGTGTGGTCAGTTTCAAGGACAAGGAGAGCGCTGAAAACTATATAAAGGAACAGGGAATGGGTGAAGTGCTGGATTATAAGGCATTAAAGAAACATGATTGGAGCTGGGAGCGATGA
- a CDS encoding ABC transporter permease has translation MRHIARQQLTLMMRSHWLASFGLLFSSLAVLVAFLGNTGGTGFDGFNRMTASLLNINLLLIPLLSLLIGSLFLSGEKEDRGLMLLLTYPISPWAVILGKYTGLFIAIWSVLTFGYGAALLVIFFVGGGVSVSLLVLFYVYSILLAAIFLSLAMMIGIMAKTRFQALGISLIVWAYLVLFYEFIIMGFSMFMMKQWLLPMLTVSIFFNPVELIRVQSILSLDGASVFGPRLYDLTIWADGLLGQTLFILAVLLWTVLPVLYSVYRTKRGVEDE, from the coding sequence ATGAGGCACATCGCGAGACAGCAGTTGACACTGATGATGAGAAGCCATTGGCTTGCCAGCTTTGGCTTATTGTTCTCATCCCTTGCCGTGCTGGTGGCGTTCCTTGGCAACACAGGCGGAACAGGGTTTGATGGGTTTAATAGGATGACGGCCAGCTTGCTGAATATCAACTTACTGCTGATTCCATTGCTGTCTTTGTTGATCGGCAGCCTGTTCCTGTCAGGTGAAAAGGAAGACCGAGGGCTAATGCTGCTGCTGACATATCCAATTTCACCATGGGCAGTTATCCTTGGGAAGTATACAGGCTTGTTTATTGCAATCTGGTCTGTCTTAACGTTTGGGTATGGTGCGGCATTGCTCGTCATCTTCTTCGTTGGCGGGGGAGTCTCTGTTTCTTTGCTGGTATTATTTTATGTGTATTCTATCCTGCTGGCGGCCATTTTCCTTTCGCTGGCGATGATGATTGGCATAATGGCCAAAACGCGGTTCCAGGCGCTGGGGATCAGCTTGATTGTCTGGGCCTATCTTGTCCTTTTCTATGAATTTATCATTATGGGGTTTAGCATGTTCATGATGAAGCAATGGCTGCTGCCAATGCTGACTGTGTCCATTTTTTTCAATCCGGTAGAGTTAATACGCGTCCAATCGATCCTGTCGCTGGATGGAGCATCAGTATTTGGGCCACGATTATATGATTTAACCATCTGGGCAGATGGATTGCTAGGCCAAACGCTGTTTATTCTTGCTGTTTTACTTTGGACGGTACTGCCTGTCCTATACTCTGTGTACAGGACTAAACGGGGGGTTGAGGATGAATAG
- a CDS encoding ABC transporter ATP-binding protein translates to MNSQEWIRIEGLAKHYSPTKKITEISFSIAKPEIFALCGGNGAGKSTLIKMLTGIMKPTAGMVYMDGMEVEPQSKGYKKLFSYMPDEMLFPRQLSGLEVLTFFARLRGISAGKVTAALQQVGLFDVRNMQIKQYSKGMQQRLSLAQALLPDVPLRILDEPTNGLDPLWVYRFKEIILEEKRQGRTIFFTTHILSLVEELADRAAFMQEGQLQHCDSVKSLVQKNGVYTPLEKVFFH, encoded by the coding sequence ATGAATAGCCAGGAATGGATCAGGATAGAAGGATTGGCAAAACATTATAGTCCGACAAAGAAGATTACTGAGATCAGTTTCTCAATCGCCAAGCCTGAAATCTTTGCACTCTGCGGTGGAAACGGTGCAGGCAAGAGTACATTGATCAAGATGCTTACAGGGATTATGAAGCCGACTGCGGGCATGGTATATATGGACGGTATGGAAGTTGAACCGCAAAGCAAAGGTTACAAAAAACTATTTTCCTATATGCCTGATGAAATGCTCTTTCCTCGCCAGCTGTCGGGGTTGGAAGTTTTGACTTTTTTCGCAAGATTAAGAGGAATAAGTGCTGGAAAAGTGACTGCAGCCCTCCAGCAGGTTGGGTTATTTGATGTACGGAATATGCAGATTAAACAATATTCCAAAGGAATGCAGCAGCGGCTTTCACTTGCACAGGCGCTGTTGCCAGATGTCCCGCTGCGAATTCTCGATGAACCAACTAATGGACTAGATCCACTCTGGGTGTACCGCTTCAAGGAGATTATCCTGGAAGAAAAGCGACAGGGCAGGACGATTTTCTTTACTACACATATCCTTAGCCTGGTCGAGGAATTGGCCGATAGAGCTGCGTTCATGCAGGAGGGGCAATTGCAGCATTGTGATTCAGTGAAATCACTAGTACAAAAAAACGGTGTCTATACGCCACTTGAAAAAGTTTTCTTTCATTAG
- a CDS encoding nitrous oxide reductase accessory protein NosL, producing the protein MKKFFAIMMAFFLMTIVSACGDEAGENEKKDSQETAATEVKHEEDDHADGPHEPGADDVCAFCNMKVYTEANPMGVFTAQAKMKDGEYVFFDDSGCLVNIPRRDDVEFEEKWVRDYITSEWIDADSAIPVKADLKTPMKYGYAFFKDNESAEKFISENSDKNPAMATWEQIDQIANERYMKKMKMNGDSMDMDMDDKEMDGESEEESGH; encoded by the coding sequence ATGAAGAAATTTTTTGCTATTATGATGGCATTCTTTTTAATGACAATTGTTTCTGCCTGCGGTGATGAAGCTGGCGAAAACGAGAAAAAAGACAGTCAAGAAACTGCAGCAACAGAGGTGAAACACGAGGAGGATGACCATGCAGATGGCCCACACGAACCAGGTGCTGATGATGTTTGTGCTTTCTGCAATATGAAGGTATATACGGAAGCTAACCCAATGGGCGTTTTCACAGCTCAGGCAAAAATGAAAGATGGAGAGTATGTATTCTTTGACGACTCAGGCTGTCTAGTGAATATCCCAAGACGTGATGACGTTGAATTCGAGGAAAAATGGGTGCGTGATTATATAACATCTGAATGGATCGATGCAGATTCCGCAATTCCTGTAAAAGCAGACCTTAAAACCCCTATGAAATACGGCTACGCTTTCTTCAAGGACAACGAAAGCGCCGAGAAATTCATTTCAGAAAACAGCGACAAGAATCCTGCTATGGCAACATGGGAGCAAATCGACCAAATCGCAAACGAACGCTATATGAAAAAAATGAAGATGAATGGTGACAGCATGGATATGGATATGGATGACAAGGAAATGGACGGAGAAAGCGAAGAGGAAAGTGGCCATTGA
- a CDS encoding carbohydrate kinase, whose product MDEKEGLILKLIKEDPFISQIDLASKTDLSRSAVAGYISSLIKQGKLVGRAYILPGRRQVLCVGGANVDRKIWPKGVLELRTSNPAESSKSCGGVARNIGENLGRLGSDVSILTVVGDDHEGQWLMEYTKAFADITPSETLQGQSTGAYTAVLDHEGEMTVALAEMSIYEFITPEFLDRKWNYFASSDFVMLDTNFPAGVLERIIERCHKENIQLCITPVSSPKARKLPEDLTGVTWLIANKEEAEAISGISINNEGDFFKAAELIIHKGVEKVVISRGDKGLIYFTSKGEAGVLIPPAISVIDVTGAGDSLVAGIIYAHLNGIQTEDACKIGMACSILTLQSIETVNPILNNKQLLDTYKQNFK is encoded by the coding sequence ATGGACGAAAAAGAGGGTCTTATTTTAAAGCTGATAAAAGAGGATCCGTTCATTTCACAGATTGATCTTGCTTCGAAAACAGATTTATCGCGTTCAGCAGTTGCCGGCTATATTTCTTCTTTAATAAAACAAGGAAAGCTTGTAGGACGGGCGTATATTTTACCGGGAAGGCGCCAGGTGCTGTGTGTGGGAGGCGCGAATGTCGACCGCAAAATATGGCCGAAGGGTGTTCTTGAGCTGCGTACTTCGAACCCGGCTGAAAGCTCAAAGTCATGCGGAGGAGTTGCCAGGAATATCGGGGAGAACTTGGGAAGGCTTGGAAGTGATGTCAGCATACTGACGGTTGTCGGTGATGACCATGAAGGCCAATGGCTAATGGAATATACAAAGGCTTTTGCAGATATAACGCCATCAGAAACTCTTCAGGGACAGTCTACGGGAGCGTATACGGCGGTACTGGACCACGAGGGGGAAATGACAGTAGCGTTAGCAGAAATGTCAATCTATGAATTTATCACACCTGAATTCCTGGACCGTAAGTGGAATTATTTTGCTTCATCAGATTTCGTTATGCTGGATACTAATTTCCCGGCGGGCGTTCTTGAAAGGATTATTGAACGTTGCCATAAGGAAAACATTCAGCTATGCATTACTCCCGTTTCATCTCCGAAAGCGAGAAAGCTGCCGGAGGATTTAACAGGGGTGACCTGGCTGATTGCCAATAAGGAAGAGGCAGAAGCCATTTCCGGGATTAGTATCAACAATGAAGGTGACTTCTTCAAGGCAGCAGAGCTGATTATACATAAAGGTGTGGAGAAGGTTGTCATCAGCCGCGGAGACAAAGGTCTGATTTATTTTACCTCGAAAGGCGAAGCTGGCGTCCTGATTCCCCCGGCGATTTCTGTTATTGATGTAACTGGAGCAGGAGATTCGCTTGTTGCAGGAATCATATATGCCCATTTGAATGGCATCCAAACAGAGGATGCCTGCAAGATTGGCATGGCCTGTTCAATCCTGACGCTGCAATCAATCGAAACTGTAAATCCGATTTTGAATAATAAACAATTGCTAGACACATATAAACAAAACTTTAAATAA
- a CDS encoding pseudouridine-5'-phosphate glycosidase produces the protein MLEKWLEYSQAVIEAKKAGKPVVALESTIISHGMPYPQNVKTAREVEQIIRENGAVPATIAILDGKIKVGLSDEELEYLGQSKDVEKASRRDLPYLLSAKKNGATTVAATMICAELAKIEVFVTGGIGGVHREAETTMDISADLQELAKTNVAVVCAGAKSILDLGLTLEYLETQGVPVIGYRTDSLPAFYTRTSPFHVNFRLDTPESIAEMIQTKWELGLDGGIVVANPIPEEDAMEESLIANVIEKALGEARDKQIGGKQVTPFLLGKVKELTDGKSLVANIALVKNNARVGAKIAASLAKQRISL, from the coding sequence ATGCTGGAAAAGTGGCTAGAATATTCACAAGCAGTAATCGAAGCAAAAAAAGCAGGCAAACCGGTCGTTGCCCTGGAATCTACGATCATTTCACATGGGATGCCTTATCCACAGAATGTCAAGACAGCGAGGGAAGTAGAGCAAATCATCCGTGAAAATGGAGCAGTACCTGCAACCATTGCCATACTGGATGGGAAAATAAAAGTTGGCTTGTCAGATGAAGAACTTGAGTACCTGGGGCAGAGCAAAGATGTTGAGAAAGCGAGCCGGCGGGATTTGCCGTATTTGTTATCTGCAAAGAAAAATGGGGCGACAACGGTGGCAGCAACGATGATTTGCGCAGAGCTTGCGAAGATTGAAGTGTTTGTGACCGGCGGAATAGGCGGAGTTCATCGAGAAGCAGAAACTACGATGGATATATCCGCAGACCTTCAGGAGCTTGCAAAAACAAATGTCGCGGTTGTATGTGCCGGCGCAAAATCAATTCTTGACCTTGGCCTGACGCTTGAATACCTTGAAACTCAGGGAGTTCCTGTTATAGGCTATCGGACAGACTCACTGCCAGCCTTCTACACACGAACAAGTCCATTCCATGTTAACTTCCGGCTTGATACACCAGAATCTATAGCAGAGATGATCCAAACCAAATGGGAGCTGGGACTTGATGGAGGAATCGTCGTCGCTAATCCAATTCCAGAAGAAGACGCAATGGAAGAGAGCTTGATCGCAAATGTGATTGAAAAAGCACTGGGTGAAGCCAGGGATAAACAAATCGGCGGCAAGCAGGTAACTCCATTCCTTCTTGGAAAGGTCAAAGAATTAACAGATGGAAAAAGCCTTGTGGCGAATATCGCACTTGTGAAAAATAATGCGAGGGTGGGGGCAAAGATTGCAGCCAGCCTGGCCAAACAGAGAATCAGCCTATAA
- a CDS encoding helix-turn-helix domain-containing protein, producing MKMKVGERIKSLRLEKKYSISELSEKANVSKSYLSYIERGIQGNPSLQVLSRLANNLDTTVEYLMGQQNMKVARMPVDEEWAGLIDEAIKNGISKEDFAYYLDFMKFKSRSNQDK from the coding sequence ATGAAGATGAAGGTCGGCGAGAGAATTAAAAGTTTGAGGCTTGAAAAAAAGTATTCCATTAGTGAACTCTCTGAAAAAGCGAATGTGTCCAAATCCTATCTCAGTTACATCGAAAGAGGGATCCAGGGAAATCCTTCGCTTCAGGTTTTGTCCCGTCTGGCAAACAACCTGGATACAACTGTTGAGTATTTGATGGGACAGCAAAACATGAAAGTTGCAAGGATGCCTGTTGATGAGGAATGGGCTGGACTCATAGATGAAGCCATAAAAAACGGAATCAGCAAAGAAGATTTTGCTTATTACCTGGATTTCATGAAGTTTAAGAGCCGGAGCAATCAGGATAAGTAG
- a CDS encoding anti-repressor SinI family protein yields MIKEQVVFEELDTEWMQLILEALEMGINKEEIREFLTKTNK; encoded by the coding sequence TTGATTAAAGAGCAGGTAGTTTTTGAAGAACTGGATACAGAATGGATGCAGCTTATATTAGAAGCATTAGAGATGGGAATTAACAAAGAAGAAATCAGGGAGTTTTTAACGAAGACTAACAAGTAG
- a CDS encoding helix-turn-helix domain-containing protein, whose translation MIGERVKKFRQEKKMSLSELAEQAGVAKSYLSSLERNLQTNPSIQFLEKIAGVLNVPVDHLIHEQPDKENMDSDWVHLVKEAMDSGITKDQFREFLEFNKWRLHNK comes from the coding sequence GTGATCGGTGAACGCGTCAAAAAATTTCGACAAGAAAAAAAAATGTCCTTATCTGAATTGGCAGAACAAGCTGGCGTGGCAAAATCCTATTTGAGTTCCCTGGAGCGAAATCTTCAAACAAATCCTTCAATCCAGTTTTTAGAAAAGATAGCTGGAGTACTGAATGTCCCAGTAGACCATCTAATTCATGAACAACCCGACAAAGAAAATATGGATTCCGATTGGGTCCACCTTGTAAAAGAAGCAATGGATTCAGGTATCACAAAAGACCAGTTTCGTGAGTTTCTGGAATTCAATAAATGGAGACTACACAATAAATAA
- the treR gene encoding trehalose operon repressor: MQKKYLLIYEEISKQIQEGHYPPKTILPSENDFADMYQTSRETIRKALNLLAQNGFIQKIRGKGSLVLDLKRHQFPISGLISFKELAENMGGKAKTTVEEFTLEMAGRDIARELNIDDDEKVWKVKRVRHIDEERVILDKDFLVERHVPGLSREICENSIFEYIEKKLEKKISFAKKEFTVEEPSPQDRKLLDMEGFHAIVIVKNYIYFDDATLFQYTESRHRPDKFRFVDFARRMDTRSI; encoded by the coding sequence ATGCAGAAAAAGTATTTATTGATCTACGAAGAAATTTCCAAACAGATCCAGGAAGGTCATTATCCTCCTAAAACGATTTTGCCATCTGAAAATGATTTTGCGGATATGTATCAAACGTCCAGGGAAACCATTCGTAAAGCACTGAATCTTCTTGCGCAAAATGGATTCATCCAAAAAATCCGCGGTAAAGGTTCTCTTGTTCTCGATTTGAAAAGACATCAATTTCCGATTTCCGGATTGATCAGTTTTAAAGAACTGGCGGAGAACATGGGCGGAAAGGCGAAAACGACCGTAGAAGAGTTCACTCTCGAAATGGCAGGACGGGATATAGCCAGGGAATTGAATATTGACGATGATGAAAAGGTTTGGAAGGTAAAAAGAGTGAGGCATATTGATGAAGAACGGGTCATACTCGATAAGGATTTTCTCGTAGAAAGGCATGTGCCAGGACTGTCACGTGAGATTTGTGAAAACTCGATATTTGAGTATATAGAAAAGAAACTTGAGAAAAAAATCAGCTTTGCGAAAAAGGAATTCACCGTAGAGGAACCAAGCCCGCAGGACAGGAAGCTCCTCGATATGGAAGGATTCCATGCGATCGTCATCGTGAAAAACTATATTTATTTTGACGATGCTACCCTGTTCCAATATACCGAGTCAAGGCACCGTCCTGACAAGTTCCGTTTCGTTGATTTTGCCCGACGTATGGATACCCGGTCTATATAA
- a CDS encoding late competence development ComFB family protein, whose protein sequence is MDFKYVNVMEEVVSTLVNVLMMSPDYQTFCNCQKCRNDIIAISLNTLPSHYVTTEDGRKMVYEQLNTQENRAWINKRIISAIHLVGKYPKH, encoded by the coding sequence ATGGATTTTAAATATGTCAATGTAATGGAAGAGGTAGTTTCCACTCTTGTCAATGTGTTGATGATGAGCCCTGATTATCAGACCTTCTGTAATTGCCAGAAGTGCCGGAATGATATCATTGCCATCAGCCTGAACACTCTTCCAAGTCACTATGTCACTACAGAAGATGGCCGGAAGATGGTCTATGAACAACTTAATACTCAGGAAAACAGAGCCTGGATTAATAAAAGAATCATCAGTGCCATCCATCTTGTCGGGAAATACCCGAAACATTAA
- a CDS encoding type 1 glutamine amidotransferase domain-containing protein yields MGKKIACLITDLFEDVEYLEPSRAFTEAGHEVVTIEKEQGKAVTGKQEKAEVKIDESIDNVKPEDFDALFIPGGFSPDQLREDERFVEFAKAFMDEKKPVFAICHGPQLLLTAKTLEGRGATGYKSIRVDMEYAGAKYMDKEVVVCCNQLVTSREPKDIPAFNREALKILQ; encoded by the coding sequence ATGGGTAAAAAAATTGCCTGTTTAATAACCGATTTATTTGAAGATGTAGAATATCTTGAGCCTTCGCGTGCTTTCACCGAAGCTGGTCATGAAGTAGTGACGATTGAAAAGGAACAGGGGAAAGCCGTAACTGGAAAGCAGGAAAAAGCCGAGGTTAAAATTGATGAAAGCATCGATAACGTCAAGCCGGAAGATTTCGATGCACTCTTCATCCCTGGAGGCTTCTCCCCGGACCAGCTGCGTGAAGACGAGCGATTTGTTGAATTTGCCAAGGCATTCATGGATGAGAAGAAACCGGTCTTCGCCATCTGCCATGGACCTCAGCTGCTGCTTACCGCAAAAACGCTTGAAGGCAGAGGAGCCACCGGCTATAAATCCATCCGCGTCGATATGGAATACGCCGGAGCAAAATACATGGACAAAGAAGTCGTCGTCTGCTGCAACCAGCTCGTGACCAGCAGGGAACCGAAGGATATCCCAGCGTTTAATCGAGAGGCACTTAAGATATTGCAATAG
- the map gene encoding type I methionyl aminopeptidase has product MIVLKSAREIENMKAAGKLLASVHKELRKLIKPGVTTWEIDQFVEDYLKKHGATPQQKGYRNYQYATCASINDEVCHGFPRKEALNDGDIVTIDMVVNLNGALADSAWSYGVGNVSEQTQKLLEVTKEALYRGIAASVPGNRVGDIGHAIQSYVEVEGFSVVREFIGHGIGAVIHEKPDIPHYGLPGKGPRLKEGMVFTIEPMVNMGEWKTKMDNNGWTARTVDGKLSAQYEHTIAITKDGPVILTEQE; this is encoded by the coding sequence ATGATTGTTTTAAAATCGGCACGTGAGATTGAAAATATGAAGGCAGCGGGCAAGCTGCTCGCTTCCGTGCATAAAGAATTGCGCAAACTGATTAAGCCGGGGGTAACCACTTGGGAAATTGACCAGTTTGTCGAGGATTATTTGAAAAAGCATGGAGCCACTCCTCAGCAGAAAGGCTACCGGAATTATCAATATGCAACATGCGCCAGTATCAATGATGAGGTCTGCCACGGATTTCCTCGAAAAGAGGCGCTGAACGATGGCGATATTGTCACAATAGATATGGTCGTCAACTTGAACGGTGCGCTGGCGGATTCGGCATGGAGCTATGGTGTTGGGAATGTGAGTGAACAAACTCAAAAGCTGCTTGAAGTTACAAAAGAGGCACTGTATCGCGGCATTGCTGCATCTGTACCAGGCAATCGAGTTGGCGATATCGGCCATGCGATTCAATCATATGTGGAAGTAGAAGGTTTTTCGGTTGTCCGTGAGTTCATTGGCCACGGCATCGGTGCGGTGATCCATGAAAAACCTGATATCCCGCACTATGGCTTGCCTGGAAAGGGACCAAGGCTGAAGGAAGGCATGGTGTTCACGATCGAACCGATGGTCAATATGGGCGAATGGAAAACGAAGATGGATAACAACGGCTGGACAGCCAGAACCGTAGACGGCAAGCTTTCCGCACAGTATGAACATACCATTGCGATTACTAAAGATGGTCCTGTCATTTTGACGGAACAGGAATAA